In Solidesulfovibrio carbinoliphilus subsp. oakridgensis, the sequence CTACATTCTCCTCGATGCCTTCGCCAACGAGACTCGGACGGTCACCGCGGCCGCCATCCAGGAAATCGCCCAGGACCTGAGTTTCAACAGCCAGTACTGGGAAAGCCTGCCCCCGGATTTGCCCGGGATCGAGGAGAAGGCGTCGCGACGGGACCGCGGCCGGCAAAGCCCCGGCAAGCTCCACGGCGTGTTGCTCAATTTCAACACCCGGCTGCAGAACCTGGAAATAGCCACGGCCAGCCGTCCCCCGGACCACAGCGGCGAGCTGCGCGCCCTCCTTGGCGCCATAAGCCAGCGGATGGACGACATGGGCCAGACGCTCGACGCCCTCAGCGAGATTGTCCGGGCCGCCCCCCAGCCGGAAGTGGCCTATGCCGATATGAGAAACGTGCCCGTGATCGAGCTGGAAGAATCCGAATCGGACCCGGACAAGGAAGCGCTTCCAGTGCCGCAGCCGGACGGCAAGCACGAGTCATGGCTCAAACGCCTTTTTTTCGGACACTGTTGAGTATATCCTGGGGCCACGCGTTGGCAACCGACGGTCATGGACATCAGGCAACCAGAACAAACCTTACGGAAAGGCTCCCATGCGACAGCGCTTCCTCCTCATCCCCGTCCTCGCCTTTTCCCTTTTGTCGTCCGTGCCCTGCCGGGCGGAATTCGAGTACCGGGCCTCGGTCTCGGCCGGCCAGGAATACAACAGCAACGTCAATGAAAGTTCCAATCCGAAAGCCGATTTCATCACCATCATGAGCACTTCGGTCCAGGCGCTCTATGCCGGTCCCCGGCTCAACACCTCCGTGGACTACCAGGGCGACCTGCGCCTGTACGATACCGGCCAGCGGCAGGATGAGCTCTTAAACAGCCTGGAGGCCAAGGCCTCCTTCCAGGTCATAAAGGAACTGCTGCTCCTTGAGGTGGCGGACAGCAACCACATGGTCTACTACAATGCCGCCAAGGGGGACACCCATTCGGCCGATTCGACCGAGGACCAGGTCAACCAGAACATCCTGTCCGGCGGACTGATCCTCACGCCCCGCATCAACGACCGGACCACGACCAGCCTCGGCTATCGGGTCAGCAGCTCCCTCTACGACAGCAACGACGCGGTCAACAAGATGACGCAGACCGCCTATGCCGAGGTCCTCCATGCCCTGACGCCGCGCATGGATATCGGCGGCACCCTCCAGTACCAGTACCAGAACACCTCCGAGGGCGATGTCTCGCGGTACATGGCTTCGGGCGTGGCGCGCTACACCTACGGGGATGGCTGCTACGTCTTCGGCCGGGTCGGGGCGGTGCAATCGGTCTACAACGTCGGCAGCAGCACGCTTTTGCCCGTGGCCTCGGCCGGCCTCACCCACACCCTCGGCCGGACCACCTTCCTGCTCCAGGCCCAGGCGGACTATGTGGACAACCCGTCCTCGGTCTACAACTCCTACAAGACCCTCTATTCCGCCACCGTCACCCGGACCTTCGAACGGGGCACCGTGTCGGCCTATGCCGGCTACTCCAATTATTCCGGCCAGGACACGAACCAGACCAACGACCTGACCACCACCCTCCAGGGCACCTACGAACTGACGCCCCGCCTGGGATCGACCCTTTCCCTCAGCCGCATCGGTTCCGTGGCCAGCGGCGACAGCGCCGACCGGTATTACCTGACCGCGGAAATGCGCTACCAGCTGCCGAAGGACGCCTCGGTCAAGCTCTACTACCAGTACAAACGCAACGAGGCCGCAAGCAGCGGGGAATCCTCCTACAACGTGAACATCATCGGCCTGGCCCTCAGCAAGTCGTTTTGAGGCCGCCATGCCGCAAGAGAGCCGCAATGCCCTGACCGTGGACGTGGAAGACTACTTCCACGTCAGCGCCTTCGAAGGCGTCATCCGGCCGGGGCAGTGGGGCGGGTTCGATTGCCGGGTGGCGGCCAATACCCGCCGCATCCTCGCTCTCTTTGACGAATACGATCTTACGGCCACGTTTTTCGTCCTCGGCTGGGTGGCCAGGCGCCATCCGGACCTGGTACGGGACATCGCGGCCGCCGGCCACGAGATCGCCTGTCATGGGTTCGGCCACAAGCGCATCCGCTTCCAGACGCCCAAGGCCTTTCGCCGCGACGTGGCCGCGTCCAAGGCCCTGCTGGAAGACATCGCCGGCCGGCCGGTCCTCGGCTACCGGGCACCGAGCTATTCCATCACGCCCGAGACCGCCTGGGCCCTGGACGTCCTGATCGAGGAAGGATTCGCCTACGATTCGAGCATCTTTCCCATCGTCCACGATCTGTACGGCTTTCCCGGGGCCTCGCCGCATCCCCACCGCATCCGGCGTCCGGCCGGGGAGATCCTGGAATTTCCTCCCACCACCCTGCGCCTGCGCCTCCTTGGCCGGTCGCTGGCCCTGCCCATTTCCGGCGGCGGCTATCTGCGCCTTTTCCCGGCCTGTTTTTTGCGGTGGGGCCTGGCCCGCGTCAACCGCCGCGAAGGCCAGCCGTGCGTCCTTTACTTCCACCCCTGGGAGATCGATCCCGGCCAGCCCCGGATACCCGCCTGCCTGAAATCCCGGTTTCGCCACTACCTCAACCTGGACAAGACGGAAGACCGGCTGCGCACCCTGTTCGAGGGACTTTCTTTCGGGCCCATGGGCCTCCTGCTGGCCGGCCTCGGTCCGCTGCCGGCCATTTCCCTGGACCAATCCCCAACACCCGCCCGCATGGAGCGGTGAACCGCATCCCTGCGTGGAGGCGGCCAGGACGGAGCTCATGGGCATCAATACGCTGCTTGGAATTTTCGGCTACGCCACCTTCAGCCAGCCCTGGATCATGACCCTGCTGTTCGTGGCCTTCTACCTGGTGCTCGGCCTGCTCGCCCTGACACGGCCCGTGGCCGCCATGGTCCTTTATTTCGGCACCTCCATCATGAACCCCCAGGCGAGCTACCCCTTTCTCATGAATATCCCCCTGGCCAAGATCGCGGCCGGGGTGGGGCTTCTGGCCTGTCTGATCAATTTCAACAAGATCTCCGTGCGGGTGCCGCTGGCGCTTTTCCCCATGGTCGCCTTCCTGGTCACGGTTGTGGTCAGCGCCTCCTCGGCCCTGCGGCCGGAACTGGCGGACCAGCGTTTCGAGGAATTCCTCAAGGTGGGGCTGATGACGTTCCTGACGGTCTGGGCCGTCACCACCCGCCGGGACTACACCTTCTTTTTCTGGGGCATCCTCGGCAGCGTGTCCTACGATGTCCTCAAAAACCTGGTGGAGACCCAGACCAAGGAGGCCTGGGTTTCCGTCAGCGGCGTGGCCGGCTGGATCAGCGATTCCAATGACTGGGCCCTGGCCCTGGCCATGGGCATGCCGCTTTTCTACACCGCCCTGGCCCTCAACTGGGACCGGGGATGGAAGGCCCGGACCGTGTTCGGCCTGGCCGCCATCGGCGCGCTGTTGACCCTGACCCTGACCTCGTCCCGGGGCGGTTTTCTGGCCGCGGTCGTCTCCGGCGGGGTATTCCTGCTCATGGACCGCAAGCCCTGGCGGTCCGTGCTGGTCGGGGGCCTGATCGCGGTGGTGGTCTCCTTTTACATGCCCACATCCTACGTCGACAAGGTGCAGACCATTTTCGGCCTCGGCGGAACGGCGGAATCGGCCTGGGAGAAGCAGATGGACGAGGACCAGGAGTACACCGGCGCGGAGCGGGTGTTCTACTGGAGGATCGCCTACGAGATCATGTTGGAGCATCCCCTGACCGGCGTGGGATGGGGAAATTTCATCAAGGAATTCGAACGCCGGGAAAACCTGGCCGAAGGCGTGGTGGCCCACAGCACCTGGTTTCAGGTCGGCTCGGAAGCGGGGGTCATAAGCCTCTCCACCTATGTCCTCATGATCCTTTGCGCCCTGGCTTCGGCCTTTCGGACCTGGTGGCGCGCCCGCAGGGGCGGGGACCGCTGGCGGGAGTGGCAGGCCCGGGCCGTCTTTTGCGGGGTGGTCGCCTTTTGCATCGGCGCGACGTTTCTGAGCCGGGAAAACTCCGAATTCCTGTTCATCTACCTGGCCATGTCGGCCATCCTGGCCCGGCTGGCGCCCCAGGAGCAGGCCGTGGCCGTGGTCAAGGCCGGCCGGTCCGTGGCCGGGGGCCTGCTCCCCCGGCCACGGGCGGCCAAAAAGGAGAGCCTGGCATGATCGCGGAAGAACGCAAGATGCGCGAGCGGGCGTTTCACGACCGGCGGTTTGGCGTCGCGGACGGGTCGCGTCCGGTGCTCGAGACCGCCTACCGCCTGATGCTCCCCGCCAACCGGCGCTACCACCAGGCCATGGAGGCTGTGCGTCCCCTTGGCCGGGTCCTCGACTACGGCTGCGGCAACGGCGACAACGCCCTGGTCTTTGCCCGGCGGGGCCTGGACATCACCGGCATCGACATCTCCCGAAGCGGGGTGGAGCACGCCCGGGCCGAGGCGGCGCGGGTGGGGCTCGATACGGAGTTTCAGGTCATGGACGCCGAGGACCTGGATTTTCCGGACAACACGTTTGCGGCCGTGTCCGGCAAGGGCATCCTGCACCACCTGAACCTCGATCGGGCGTTGTCCGAAATCGGCCGGGTCCTGACGCCGGCCGGCCGGGCCGTCTTTATCGAGCCGCTCGGGCACAATCCCTTCATCAACTGGTACCGGCGCCGCACGCCCGAGGCCCGCACCCCGGACGAACGGCCGCTTCGGGCCACGGACCTGGATCGGGTCCGGACCTATTTCCAGGACGTCAAGTTCACCTATTTCAACCTGACCACCCTCTGCGCCCTGCCGTTTGGCGACGGGGAAACGTTCGATACGGTCTTTTCCCTGTGCGGCCGGCTCGACGGCTGGCTTCTGGGTGCGTTCCCCTGGCTTGGCCGCTATTCCTGGGTGGTCTTCATGGACATGCGCGGCCCTGTCAAACCGTCCGGACGCCCGTGACCCCTCCCATGCGGATTCTTTTTTACTCCTCCCTCTATCCCACGGCCAAAAATCCCGTGCACGGCATTTTCGTGCGCGAACTGGCCCGGGAGGTGGCCCGGCTGGCCGAGGTCCGGGTGGTGGCCCCGGAAAACGGCCTTCGAAGCCTGCTGGCCCGTCCGGCCGGGACCGCCGGCCCCCCGAGGCCGGAAGCCCACGTGGACCGCTGCCGGTTCTGGACCGTGCCGAAACTGTTCAAGCACCTGGACGGCCGCCTCCTGGCCGCCTGGAGCCGGGGGGCCTTCGAGCGGGCGGCAGGCTTCGAACCGGATCTGGTCCACGCCCACTACGCCTATCCGGACGGCGCGGCGGCGGCCCGGCTCGCCGCCGGGGCCGGCCTGCCCCTGGTCGTCACCTGCCATGGTTCGGACATCCATGTCCTGGCCAGGGATCCGGCCCGGCGCGGGCCCATTGCCGCAGCCCTTGGCCAGGCCGCGGCCGTGGTCGCGGTCTCGCGGGATCTGGCCGGCCGGATCGCCGAACTTGGCGTCGATCCCGGGCGCATCCATCACATTCCCAATGGCGTGGACCTGTCCCGTTTTCCCCTGGCCGGGAAGGCCGCGGCCCGGCGAGCCCTCGGTCTTGCCGAGGACGGGCCCCTTCTTGTGGCCGTCGGCCGCCTGGAGCCGGTCAAGGGCTACGACCGGCTGCTGCGGGCCCTGGCCCTCCTTCCCGGCGTCCGGCTGGTCCTGGCCGGCGACGGCAGCCTGGGCCAGGCGCTTGCGCGTCTGGCCCGGGAATGCGGCATTTCCGGGCGCGTGCGTTTCGCCGGGGCCGTGCCCCACGAGGCCCTCGCCCCGTATTACCAGGCCGCCGACGCCCTGGTCCTCGCCAGCCACAGCGAGGGCTGGCCGACCGTGATCCACGAGGGACTCGCCTGCGGCACGCCGGTGGTGGCCCCGGCCGTTGGCGGCATTCCCGAGGCCCTGGCCGAACCCGGCCTCGGGGTCCTGGTCGCCTCGGCCGAACCCGCTCCCCTGGCCGAGGGCATCCGGCAGGCCTTGGCGCGGCCCTGGGACGCCGCCGCGCTTCGCCGGGCGGCCGAGGCCCATGGCTGGTCGGCCGTGGCCGGGCGGCACCTGGCGCTTTACGCCGAGGTCCTCGGCCTGTCCCCGTCCCCCGAAAAGGAGGTTTCCCCCCATGTCGCTGTTGCGCCGGATCCTGCTTGCGGTCCTCGGACCGCTTCTGCTCGTTGAGGCCGCCCTGGCCGCGGACATCCAGATCCGGCCCACGGACGCGCCGGCCGGCCTGGAAGCCCGGCTTCGGTCCGTGCCGCCGGGCACGGTGCTTCGGATCGCCCCCGGCCTCTATCCGCAAGGCATCCAGCTCTCGGCACTGCGCGGCACCCCGGCCGCGCCCATCCGCATCACCGCCGACCCGGGCGGCGCCGGCATGGAGGGATGGCGGGACAAGAAGGCCAAGGCATTCGGCCATGGCGCGGGCATCCTGCTTGAGAAATCGAGCCACGTGGTCATCGAGGGCGTGACCATCGCCGGGTTCGAACGGGGCGTGACGCTCGGCAGCTGCCAGGACGTGACCATAAAGGACAGCACCATCACCGACGTGGTCAGCTACGGCATCATGTCCTACCGCAGCAACGGCACGACGATTGAGGGCAACACCATCGAGCGGGCCTCCAGCGAACACGGGATCTACATAAGCGACGTGGCCGCCAGGATCGTCATTACGAAAAACACCATCCGCGACACCCACATAAACGGCATCCACATCAACGGCGCCGTGGCCGGGCCGGTCATCTCCGGCAACCGGCTCGAGCGGACGGGTTCCTTTCCGACCAAGGAAGGCGGCGCCGGCCTGACGCTGATCGGCGGGACCACCGCACCCGTGGTCGAAGGCAACCGGTTCAGCCATATCCACGGCCAGGGCATCACCCTCGACGCCCCGAACGCGACGATCACGGGCAACACCTTCGAGGCCTGCTCCTGGAGCGCCATCCTGGGCCTGCCCCACGGCACCAACCTGCGTATGACGGACAACGTCTTCAAGGACACGGGCGTCATCCCCCTCCAGTTCCCCCCCGGCATCCTCGGCTCGATCACCGCCTCCGGCAACCGGTACGCCGCCAACCAGCCCGTGTGCGAGGTCGGCGACGGACAGCGGAAGCTTGGCCTCAAGGACTGGCAGGGGATGGGCAAGGATGTCCGCTGACACGGGAAGGCCCGTTGTCGTCTACCACCACCGCACCCAGGGCGTGGACGCCCAGGGCATCCACGTCCGCGAGATGTGCCGGGCCTTTGCGAGGATCGGCTACCGGGTGGCCAAGGTGGCCCTCCATGCCGACGAACAGGTCGGCCGGGACAGCCGGCCGGGCCTTTTAAGCCGCCTGGTCTCCCGGCTGCCGCCCCTGGCCTACGAGCTGCTGGAACTGGGCTACAACCTGGTCGGCATTCCGAGGCTCTACCGGACCGTGCGCCGGGAGCGGCCGGCCTTTCTCTACGAACGCTATTGCCTGTCCAACCTGAGCGGGGTGGTGGTCTCCCGCCTGACGGGCGTGCCCCTGGTCCTGGAGGTCAATTC encodes:
- a CDS encoding XrtA system polysaccharide deacetylase, with the translated sequence MPQESRNALTVDVEDYFHVSAFEGVIRPGQWGGFDCRVAANTRRILALFDEYDLTATFFVLGWVARRHPDLVRDIAAAGHEIACHGFGHKRIRFQTPKAFRRDVAASKALLEDIAGRPVLGYRAPSYSITPETAWALDVLIEEGFAYDSSIFPIVHDLYGFPGASPHPHRIRRPAGEILEFPPTTLRLRLLGRSLALPISGGGYLRLFPACFLRWGLARVNRREGQPCVLYFHPWEIDPGQPRIPACLKSRFRHYLNLDKTEDRLRTLFEGLSFGPMGLLLAGLGPLPAISLDQSPTPARMER
- a CDS encoding O-antigen ligase family protein, translating into MGINTLLGIFGYATFSQPWIMTLLFVAFYLVLGLLALTRPVAAMVLYFGTSIMNPQASYPFLMNIPLAKIAAGVGLLACLINFNKISVRVPLALFPMVAFLVTVVVSASSALRPELADQRFEEFLKVGLMTFLTVWAVTTRRDYTFFFWGILGSVSYDVLKNLVETQTKEAWVSVSGVAGWISDSNDWALALAMGMPLFYTALALNWDRGWKARTVFGLAAIGALLTLTLTSSRGGFLAAVVSGGVFLLMDRKPWRSVLVGGLIAVVVSFYMPTSYVDKVQTIFGLGGTAESAWEKQMDEDQEYTGAERVFYWRIAYEIMLEHPLTGVGWGNFIKEFERRENLAEGVVAHSTWFQVGSEAGVISLSTYVLMILCALASAFRTWWRARRGGDRWREWQARAVFCGVVAFCIGATFLSRENSEFLFIYLAMSAILARLAPQEQAVAVVKAGRSVAGGLLPRPRAAKKESLA
- a CDS encoding class I SAM-dependent methyltransferase encodes the protein MIAEERKMRERAFHDRRFGVADGSRPVLETAYRLMLPANRRYHQAMEAVRPLGRVLDYGCGNGDNALVFARRGLDITGIDISRSGVEHARAEAARVGLDTEFQVMDAEDLDFPDNTFAAVSGKGILHHLNLDRALSEIGRVLTPAGRAVFIEPLGHNPFINWYRRRTPEARTPDERPLRATDLDRVRTYFQDVKFTYFNLTTLCALPFGDGETFDTVFSLCGRLDGWLLGAFPWLGRYSWVVFMDMRGPVKPSGRP
- a CDS encoding glycosyltransferase, producing MRILFYSSLYPTAKNPVHGIFVRELAREVARLAEVRVVAPENGLRSLLARPAGTAGPPRPEAHVDRCRFWTVPKLFKHLDGRLLAAWSRGAFERAAGFEPDLVHAHYAYPDGAAAARLAAGAGLPLVVTCHGSDIHVLARDPARRGPIAAALGQAAAVVAVSRDLAGRIAELGVDPGRIHHIPNGVDLSRFPLAGKAAARRALGLAEDGPLLVAVGRLEPVKGYDRLLRALALLPGVRLVLAGDGSLGQALARLARECGISGRVRFAGAVPHEALAPYYQAADALVLASHSEGWPTVIHEGLACGTPVVAPAVGGIPEALAEPGLGVLVASAEPAPLAEGIRQALARPWDAAALRRAAEAHGWSAVAGRHLALYAEVLGLSPSPEKEVSPHVAVAPDPACGPRTASAR
- a CDS encoding right-handed parallel beta-helix repeat-containing protein, producing MSLLRRILLAVLGPLLLVEAALAADIQIRPTDAPAGLEARLRSVPPGTVLRIAPGLYPQGIQLSALRGTPAAPIRITADPGGAGMEGWRDKKAKAFGHGAGILLEKSSHVVIEGVTIAGFERGVTLGSCQDVTIKDSTITDVVSYGIMSYRSNGTTIEGNTIERASSEHGIYISDVAARIVITKNTIRDTHINGIHINGAVAGPVISGNRLERTGSFPTKEGGAGLTLIGGTTAPVVEGNRFSHIHGQGITLDAPNATITGNTFEACSWSAILGLPHGTNLRMTDNVFKDTGVIPLQFPPGILGSITASGNRYAANQPVCEVGDGQRKLGLKDWQGMGKDVR